The Mucilaginibacter mallensis genome has a segment encoding these proteins:
- a CDS encoding ATP-binding cassette domain-containing protein: protein MNNPLLSIDNVTVRYLNNTLFKHLTFNISKGQNWALIGESGSGKSALLQTIAGRFNVTGGEVKYHFFDEFLVHHPTDADGLTHHKLIALVESKHHFKNRSNTSNFYYQQRYNSSDSEDALTVDEYLQSIHPAAGEGLYWNIEKVIETLNLAALRSKELIKLSNGETKRLMLAAALLKNPALLLLDTPLTGLDVQTRAAFSLMIDEIIASGITVIMATSPYEIPEAITHIAYLQDGNITQELTKSIFKPEHFTQNTADNIDKEQLKALLTAEPKPTYTYIVKMNNVNIRYGENQVLKNVNWQILPGERWALLGPNGAGKSTLLSLINGDNPQAYANDIVLFDKQRGTGESIWDIKKKIGFVSPELHQYFPTDNSCLQVIESGYYDTLGLFRPSQPKRTETALKWMQALEIDKYARTLLKNIPASAQRLCLLARALIKNPDLLIFDEPCQGMDAHQQAHFKQIVNTICTLSDVTLIYVTHYQHEIPDSVTKVLKLEKGSVVD, encoded by the coding sequence ATGAACAACCCGCTACTCTCTATAGATAACGTTACCGTAAGGTACCTTAATAATACCCTGTTTAAACACCTGACATTTAACATTAGCAAAGGCCAGAACTGGGCGCTGATAGGCGAAAGCGGTTCAGGTAAAAGCGCTTTATTGCAAACTATTGCAGGCCGCTTTAATGTTACCGGCGGTGAAGTGAAATATCATTTTTTTGACGAGTTTTTAGTACATCACCCCACCGATGCTGATGGTTTAACCCATCATAAGCTGATCGCACTAGTGGAATCAAAACATCATTTCAAGAACCGTTCAAATACCAGTAATTTCTATTATCAGCAGCGCTATAATTCGTCCGATTCAGAAGATGCCTTAACCGTTGATGAATACCTGCAATCTATCCATCCGGCAGCAGGCGAGGGTCTTTACTGGAACATTGAAAAGGTGATCGAAACCTTGAACCTGGCAGCCTTACGCTCTAAAGAGCTCATCAAGCTCTCAAACGGTGAAACCAAACGCCTTATGCTGGCTGCGGCATTACTCAAGAACCCGGCTTTATTATTATTGGATACCCCATTAACCGGCCTTGATGTGCAAACGCGTGCAGCCTTTAGTTTGATGATAGATGAGATCATCGCATCAGGTATTACGGTGATTATGGCTACATCACCTTATGAGATCCCCGAAGCTATTACGCATATTGCCTATTTACAGGATGGCAATATCACTCAAGAGCTTACAAAAAGCATCTTTAAACCGGAACACTTCACCCAAAACACTGCCGATAATATAGACAAAGAACAGCTTAAAGCCCTGTTAACCGCTGAGCCTAAACCGACCTACACTTATATAGTGAAGATGAACAACGTAAACATCAGGTATGGCGAAAACCAGGTACTGAAGAACGTAAACTGGCAGATCCTCCCCGGCGAACGCTGGGCACTGCTTGGCCCTAATGGCGCGGGCAAGTCGACCTTATTGAGTTTGATAAACGGCGATAACCCGCAGGCTTATGCCAATGATATTGTTTTATTTGATAAGCAACGTGGTACAGGCGAAAGTATTTGGGATATCAAGAAGAAGATAGGCTTCGTATCGCCCGAACTGCACCAGTACTTCCCTACGGATAATAGTTGTTTACAGGTGATTGAGTCCGGTTATTATGATACGCTGGGACTGTTCAGGCCCAGTCAGCCTAAACGCACTGAAACAGCCCTCAAATGGATGCAGGCCCTGGAGATAGATAAATACGCCCGCACCCTGCTCAAGAATATCCCCGCCAGTGCCCAGCGTCTGTGCCTGCTGGCAAGAGCGCTGATCAAAAACCCTGATCTGCTGATATTCGACGAGCCCTGCCAGGGTATGGATGCCCATCAACAGGCCCACTTTAAGCAAATAGTAAACACCATTTGCACCCTGAGCGATGTTACCCTCATATATGTAACCCACTATCAGCACGAGATTCCCGACAGCGTAACTAAGGTGTTGAAGTTAGAGAAGGGATCGGTAGTTGATTAG
- a CDS encoding NADH-quinone oxidoreductase subunit D: protein MVLNMGPQHPSTHGVLRLELITDGEIVKEVIPHIGYLHRCFEKHAESLTYQQTIPFTDRMDYLASMNNSHAFVMGVERMLGIDKDIPKRIEYIRVLVCELNRIASHLIAIGTYGIDIGAFTPFLWCFRDREHIMGMLEWASGSRMLYNYIWVGGLFYDLPVGFEERCREFVDYFKPKMVELNQLLTDNQVFISRTANVGVLPLDVAINYGCSGPMLRGSGLKWDLRRIDGYSAYPELEFDIPVGKGEMGTVGDCWDRYKVRVDEIEQSLKMIEQCLDRLQNELKRTPDFDPRAKLPRKTIPKAQDYYVRCEGAKGELGFYFMADGKSEIPTRVKSRGPSFNNLSVLPELAKGVMIADLIAIVGSIDFVLGEVDR, encoded by the coding sequence ATGGTGTTGAACATGGGGCCACAGCACCCATCAACCCATGGCGTTTTACGGCTGGAGCTGATCACCGATGGTGAAATAGTTAAGGAGGTGATACCGCACATTGGTTACCTGCACCGCTGTTTTGAAAAACATGCTGAATCACTCACCTATCAGCAAACCATTCCGTTTACCGACAGGATGGATTACCTGGCATCAATGAATAACAGTCATGCCTTTGTGATGGGTGTTGAGCGTATGCTGGGTATTGATAAGGATATCCCCAAACGGATTGAATACATCCGCGTACTGGTTTGCGAGCTGAACCGCATTGCCTCACACCTGATTGCTATCGGCACTTATGGTATTGATATTGGCGCTTTTACGCCTTTCTTGTGGTGCTTTAGGGATAGGGAGCATATAATGGGCATGCTGGAGTGGGCATCGGGCTCGCGCATGTTATATAACTATATTTGGGTAGGTGGCTTATTTTACGACCTGCCTGTTGGTTTTGAAGAACGCTGCCGCGAGTTTGTTGACTATTTTAAGCCCAAAATGGTTGAGCTGAATCAATTATTAACCGATAATCAGGTATTTATTAGTCGCACGGCCAATGTAGGCGTATTGCCGCTTGATGTGGCTATTAACTATGGCTGCTCCGGCCCTATGTTGCGTGGCTCGGGATTGAAATGGGACTTGAGGCGTATTGACGGCTACTCTGCTTATCCTGAACTGGAATTTGATATCCCGGTAGGAAAAGGTGAAATGGGGACTGTTGGCGATTGCTGGGACAGGTATAAAGTACGTGTTGATGAGATAGAGCAGTCGTTAAAAATGATTGAGCAATGCCTCGACCGCCTGCAGAATGAACTGAAACGCACCCCGGATTTTGATCCGCGGGCTAAGCTGCCCCGCAAAACCATACCAAAGGCACAGGATTATTATGTACGCTGCGAAGGTGCCAAAGGTGAGCTGGGTTTTTATTTTATGGCCGATGGAAAATCAGAGATCCCTACCCGTGTAAAATCACGCGGACCAAGTTTCAACAACTTATCCGTATTGCCGGAGTTAGCCAAAGGCGTTATGATAGCCGACCTGATAGCTATTGTAGGCTCTATAGATTTTGTATTAGGCGAGGTTGACCGCTAA
- a CDS encoding RNA polymerase sigma factor, giving the protein MYKEVKGSIPTDSEVILGILNNSDSVLKRLYVAYFPMVLQLIINNNGTPDDAKDIYQEAIIILYNKVKAGDFELSSKLKTFLYSVCRRLWLKRLSQMARYGGDIRDFHEYSPVDDEVEKQNDMDIQFNKMGVALQLLGEPCKTIMEDFYINNRSMQEICERFGYTNADNAKTQKYKCLQRLKKLFFQQK; this is encoded by the coding sequence GTGTATAAAGAGGTAAAAGGTTCAATACCAACAGATAGTGAGGTTATTCTCGGGATACTAAATAATTCGGATAGTGTATTAAAGCGTTTATACGTGGCTTACTTTCCAATGGTATTGCAGCTTATTATAAATAATAACGGTACGCCTGATGATGCTAAAGACATATACCAGGAAGCCATAATTATACTTTATAACAAAGTAAAAGCAGGTGATTTTGAGTTAAGCAGCAAACTCAAAACATTTCTTTACTCGGTTTGCAGGCGGCTTTGGCTTAAAAGGCTAAGCCAGATGGCAAGGTATGGTGGGGATATAAGGGATTTTCATGAGTATTCGCCGGTTGACGATGAGGTTGAGAAGCAGAATGACATGGACATACAGTTTAATAAAATGGGGGTTGCACTCCAGTTATTAGGCGAGCCCTGTAAAACCATTATGGAAGATTTTTATATCAACAATCGCTCAATGCAGGAGATATGTGAACGGTTTGGCTATACAAATGCCGATAATGCGAAAACGCAAAAATATAAATGCCTGCAACGCTTGAAAAAACTATTTTTTCAGCAAAAATAA
- a CDS encoding phosphatidate cytidylyltransferase, with protein sequence MKKLNLLLLCLVVTAMSSCAVIGGIFKAGAVVGIIAVVIVIAIIVWIISLFRGK encoded by the coding sequence ATGAAAAAACTAAACTTATTACTGCTGTGCCTGGTTGTGACGGCCATGAGCAGTTGTGCTGTCATCGGCGGTATATTTAAGGCGGGAGCTGTGGTTGGTATTATAGCTGTTGTTATAGTAATCGCTATTATTGTCTGGATAATTTCCTTATTCAGGGGAAAGTAA
- a CDS encoding type B 50S ribosomal protein L31, with the protein MKKDLHPSNYRLVVFKDMSNDYSFITKSCIDTRESVKWEDGNEYPLVKLEISHTSHPFYTGKMKLVDTAGRIDKFRTRYNKK; encoded by the coding sequence ATGAAAAAAGATCTGCATCCATCAAATTATAGATTAGTTGTATTTAAAGACATGTCTAACGACTACTCTTTTATAACTAAATCATGCATCGATACCCGTGAATCAGTAAAATGGGAAGATGGTAACGAATATCCGTTAGTAAAATTAGAAATCTCTCATACATCACACCCTTTCTATACCGGTAAAATGAAACTGGTTGATACTGCTGGTCGTATTGATAAATTCCGCACACGTTACAACAAGAAATAA
- the pdxH gene encoding pyridoxamine 5'-phosphate oxidase, with protein MDQKELQNLRQDYSAATLSEASTKDNPIKQFELWFHEAVASQQHEPNAMTLATATHDGRPSARIVLLKGFSNDGFTFYTNYLSRKGKEITKNPLGSLVFFWGELERQVRIEGTIEKLSKEESERYFKVRPKQSQLGAVASPQSQEIPDRTQLEKKMEELEAEYADKDVPKPSHWGGYVLKPRIIEFWQGRPSRLHDRIVYKKIDNKTWKKVRLAP; from the coding sequence ATGGATCAAAAAGAGTTACAAAACCTGCGGCAGGATTACAGCGCCGCCACTTTATCTGAAGCCTCAACCAAGGATAATCCGATAAAGCAGTTTGAATTATGGTTTCATGAAGCTGTAGCATCGCAGCAGCATGAGCCAAACGCCATGACACTTGCTACCGCTACACACGACGGCCGCCCATCAGCCCGTATAGTATTATTAAAAGGCTTTAGTAACGATGGCTTTACCTTTTATACCAATTACCTGAGCCGCAAAGGCAAGGAGATTACCAAAAATCCACTAGGTTCCCTGGTGTTTTTTTGGGGTGAACTGGAACGCCAGGTACGCATTGAGGGCACTATTGAAAAGCTAAGCAAAGAGGAATCTGAAAGATATTTTAAAGTACGGCCAAAACAGAGCCAGCTAGGTGCAGTAGCATCGCCGCAAAGTCAGGAGATCCCTGACCGTACACAGCTTGAAAAGAAAATGGAAGAACTGGAAGCAGAATATGCCGATAAGGATGTTCCAAAGCCATCGCATTGGGGTGGTTATGTTTTAAAGCCACGCATAATAGAATTCTGGCAGGGTCGCCCCAGTCGTTTGCATGACCGTATAGTTTACAAAAAGATTGATAACAAAACCTGGAAAAAAGTCCGTTTGGCGCCATGA
- a CDS encoding NADH-quinone oxidoreductase subunit C, producing MIFEDIKLLLTEKFGTEVIVGEETTGLQPALLITPDKIAEVCLELRNNPKTYFDFLSCLTGVDYGAEANRFGVVYHLASIPYKTQLTLKISKENDRNEENLPSFPSVVPVYKTADWHEREAYDMVGIFFEEHPDLRRILLPDDWEGFPLRKDYKTAEYYKGIKID from the coding sequence ATGATTTTTGAAGATATTAAACTATTGCTTACTGAAAAATTTGGCACTGAGGTTATAGTTGGCGAGGAAACTACCGGTTTGCAGCCAGCCCTACTTATTACGCCTGATAAAATAGCGGAAGTTTGCCTTGAGTTAAGAAATAATCCCAAAACGTATTTTGATTTCCTATCATGCCTTACCGGTGTGGATTATGGCGCAGAGGCTAACCGCTTTGGCGTAGTTTATCATTTGGCATCTATCCCCTACAAAACACAGCTAACTTTAAAAATAAGTAAGGAGAACGACAGGAACGAGGAAAATTTGCCATCGTTCCCAAGTGTGGTACCGGTTTATAAAACAGCCGACTGGCATGAGCGTGAAGCTTATGATATGGTAGGGATATTTTTTGAGGAGCACCCTGATCTAAGGCGTATTTTATTGCCGGATGATTGGGAAGGATTCCCGCTAAGGAAAGATTATAAAACGGCAGAGTATTATAAAGGGATTAAAATAGATTGA
- a CDS encoding putative sugar nucleotidyl transferase, which translates to MAIILFEDNAHQTLLPLTYTRPVADLRIGILTIAEKWAKYLKVAYSFKTEAYLQGKFPIKITTDNLFINGAFCPDADLLEAIDKLQTGEALKLGEQLIAVRLNESDANSFNAGAEFDRVSNYNKSPIVLKHPEDIFRNNDTELRKDFTLLTKGRTSAAISSTNTIIGTDFFAEDDVNTECCTFSTINGPIYLGKHTEVWEGTNIRGGFALNSHSQVKMGTKIYGATTIGPYCRVGGEINNAVVWGYSNKGHEGYLGNSVVGEWCNIGADSNNSNLKNNYAEVKLWDYPSERYRKTGLQFCGLIMADHAKCGINTMFNTGTVVGVGSNVFGAGFPPNFIPDFSWGGAQYGIETYSLKKMLETTEKVFARREHRPFDDNEQNIIKTIFELTEKYRNF; encoded by the coding sequence ATGGCAATCATTCTTTTTGAAGATAACGCGCACCAAACACTCCTACCGCTAACTTACACTCGCCCTGTTGCCGACCTGCGCATTGGTATCCTTACCATTGCCGAAAAGTGGGCAAAATATTTAAAAGTAGCATACTCTTTTAAAACAGAAGCTTACCTGCAAGGTAAGTTCCCTATAAAAATCACAACAGATAACTTATTCATCAACGGTGCTTTTTGCCCTGATGCTGATCTGCTTGAAGCTATAGACAAACTGCAAACAGGCGAAGCTTTAAAGCTGGGTGAACAGTTAATAGCTGTACGTTTAAATGAAAGCGATGCCAATAGTTTTAACGCAGGTGCCGAATTTGACCGTGTCAGCAATTATAACAAGTCCCCTATCGTATTAAAGCATCCTGAAGATATATTCAGGAACAACGATACTGAGCTGCGCAAGGATTTTACCCTGTTAACTAAAGGCCGTACCAGTGCTGCTATCAGCTCAACCAATACCATTATAGGTACTGATTTTTTTGCCGAGGATGATGTAAATACCGAATGCTGTACATTCAGCACCATTAACGGCCCTATCTACTTAGGTAAACATACCGAGGTTTGGGAAGGCACCAATATTCGTGGCGGCTTTGCTTTAAACTCGCACTCGCAGGTAAAAATGGGCACCAAAATATATGGCGCAACCACCATTGGCCCCTACTGCCGTGTAGGCGGCGAAATAAACAACGCTGTGGTTTGGGGATACTCCAATAAAGGGCATGAGGGTTATTTAGGTAACTCCGTAGTTGGCGAATGGTGCAATATAGGCGCCGACAGCAACAACTCCAATCTTAAAAACAACTATGCCGAGGTAAAGCTGTGGGATTACCCATCGGAGCGCTACCGTAAAACAGGCCTGCAATTTTGCGGCTTAATTATGGCCGACCATGCCAAATGCGGTATCAATACCATGTTTAATACTGGTACCGTTGTGGGCGTGGGCTCCAATGTGTTTGGCGCTGGCTTTCCACCAAATTTTATTCCCGATTTTTCGTGGGGAGGCGCGCAGTATGGTATTGAAACTTATTCGCTTAAAAAAATGCTCGAGACCACCGAAAAGGTTTTCGCCCGCCGCGAACACCGCCCTTTTGATGACAACGAGCAAAACATTATAAAAACGATATTTGAACTGACCGAAAAATATAGAAATTTTTAA
- the tpiA gene encoding triose-phosphate isomerase codes for MRKKIVAGNWKMNLDYNEGLALFSEITNMIKDEITGAQEAVVCSPFIHLHSLVQMAKGYSKVSVGAQNAHQAESGAYTGEISAKMIKSVGATYVILGHSERRQYFGETNELLAKKADTALANGLKPIFCIGETLAERDAEIHFGVIKDQLEDGVFHLDAAQFAQLVIAYEPVWAIGTGLTATAPQAQEIHAFIRAEIAAKYGQQLADDTTILYGGSCNAKNAPELFSEKDIDGGLIGGASLKSRDFVDILKVFNSK; via the coding sequence ATGAGAAAAAAAATAGTAGCCGGAAACTGGAAAATGAACCTTGATTATAACGAGGGCTTGGCCTTATTTTCTGAGATCACAAACATGATCAAGGATGAGATAACCGGCGCGCAGGAAGCTGTTGTTTGCAGCCCGTTCATTCATTTACACAGCCTGGTACAAATGGCTAAAGGCTATAGCAAAGTATCAGTTGGCGCGCAAAACGCGCATCAGGCTGAGTCTGGTGCATATACCGGCGAGATCTCCGCTAAAATGATAAAATCAGTTGGCGCTACTTATGTAATATTAGGTCACTCTGAGCGTCGCCAGTATTTTGGTGAGACCAACGAGTTATTAGCCAAAAAAGCTGATACTGCTTTGGCAAATGGCTTAAAACCAATTTTCTGTATTGGCGAAACCCTGGCCGAACGCGATGCTGAGATCCATTTCGGCGTAATAAAGGACCAGCTTGAGGATGGCGTTTTCCATTTAGATGCCGCACAGTTTGCGCAACTGGTTATTGCTTATGAGCCGGTTTGGGCTATCGGCACAGGCTTAACAGCTACAGCTCCGCAGGCACAGGAAATACACGCCTTTATCCGTGCCGAAATAGCTGCAAAATACGGTCAGCAACTAGCTGACGACACTACCATATTGTACGGTGGCAGCTGCAATGCAAAAAATGCACCTGAATTATTTTCAGAAAAAGATATTGATGGCGGCCTTATCGGCGGAGCATCACTAAAATCACGTGATTTTGTGGATATTTTAAAGGTGTTTAATTCGAAATAA
- a CDS encoding S1C family serine protease: MNDSNLLEEIERYLNGEMTPQERKQFELLRKGDTAINNKIAEHEEFAKILKQYGDRLALETRLNAIHDEIDVHTLAEELIVHPSRIVRLWRNHHSKISVAASIAIFAILSTLFITGNLSNQESKYIQLRREVGILKQKTETLNKKAAQGATRTVVSATDRFRGTGFAITSGGLIATNYHVVNGADSVYVQNAVGKSFKAKVLYTEPQNDIAILKIVDTSFRNLGAIPYTFKKSESDLAEDVYTYGFPQDSPVYGYGKLTAANGLNGDSLDYQISVPINPGNSGGPLMDGRGNVIGIVQAKQSQLEGVHFAIKSSYLINAIQNIPADSLNKKISLNTKNTLGNLNSVQQLKKLKNYVFMVKVYDK, encoded by the coding sequence ATGAACGACAGTAACTTACTTGAAGAAATTGAACGGTACCTGAATGGTGAAATGACACCACAGGAACGTAAACAATTTGAATTGCTTCGTAAAGGCGACACAGCCATTAATAATAAGATAGCTGAACACGAGGAATTTGCTAAGATATTAAAGCAATACGGTGATCGACTGGCGTTAGAAACCCGCTTAAATGCTATACACGACGAGATTGATGTACACACATTGGCCGAAGAGCTGATCGTGCATCCATCGCGTATTGTAAGGTTATGGCGCAATCATCATTCAAAAATATCGGTAGCTGCGTCAATAGCTATTTTTGCCATATTAAGCACTTTATTTATAACCGGGAACTTAAGCAACCAGGAGTCGAAATATATTCAGTTAAGGCGCGAGGTTGGTATTTTGAAACAAAAAACAGAAACCCTGAATAAAAAGGCTGCGCAAGGTGCTACCAGAACTGTTGTAAGTGCAACAGACAGGTTTAGGGGTACAGGTTTCGCTATAACATCAGGCGGATTGATCGCCACAAATTATCATGTAGTTAACGGCGCTGATTCTGTATATGTACAGAACGCTGTCGGCAAATCATTTAAAGCCAAAGTATTATATACTGAGCCGCAAAATGATATAGCTATCCTGAAAATAGTTGATACTTCATTCAGAAACTTGGGTGCTATACCATATACTTTCAAAAAATCAGAAAGTGATTTGGCTGAAGACGTTTACACTTACGGTTTCCCACAAGATTCCCCTGTTTATGGCTATGGTAAGCTTACAGCAGCCAATGGTTTGAATGGCGATAGTTTAGACTACCAGATATCTGTACCAATTAACCCGGGTAATAGCGGCGGCCCTTTAATGGATGGCAGGGGTAATGTAATAGGCATTGTACAGGCTAAACAATCACAATTGGAAGGTGTGCATTTTGCAATTAAATCAAGCTACTTAATAAATGCTATTCAAAATATACCTGCTGATTCATTAAACAAAAAGATCAGCCTGAATACAAAAAATACTTTAGGCAATTTGAACTCTGTACAACAACTGAAAAAATTGAAGAACTACGTATTTATGGTTAAGGTATATGATAAATAA
- a CDS encoding helix-turn-helix domain-containing protein: MKTLGKKIRLLRHQKGWSQEDVAKRLDISIPAFSKIETGITDINLSRLEQIATLFDMGVVQLLTFNEAEHDQKFISELENVHKRLSDRETEVIELQKKVIELFEELRHRRETA, from the coding sequence ATGAAAACACTGGGGAAAAAAATCAGGTTATTGCGCCACCAAAAAGGTTGGAGTCAGGAAGATGTTGCCAAGAGATTGGATATATCTATCCCTGCTTTCTCAAAAATTGAGACAGGTATAACAGATATCAATTTGTCGCGCTTGGAACAAATTGCCACGTTGTTTGATATGGGTGTAGTACAATTGCTTACTTTTAATGAAGCAGAGCACGATCAAAAATTTATTTCGGAGCTCGAAAATGTTCATAAACGCTTAAGCGACCGGGAAACCGAGGTAATTGAACTACAAAAAAAGGTGATTGAACTGTTTGAAGAACTAAGGCACCGCAGGGAAACTGCTTAA
- a CDS encoding N-acetyltransferase — MVITEVNDKATRKAFLDVARVIYKNDENWVCPLDNDVEAIFDPAKNSFHKHGKITRWLLADDNGQIIGRVAAFINEQKAYNYEQPTGGMGFFECINDEKAAFLLFDTAKKWLQDNGMQAMDGPINFGENDSFWGLLVEGFTSPSYGMNYNHAYYQAFFENYGFKTLYAQITNHLNILKPFPERFRKIASWVAKKPGYEFKHLKAKEIEKFAADFIEIYNDAWQGFENFVPITYETILESFKKMKPLMDEKLIWFAYVNGEPASFNIILPDANPMLKPLNGKLDLIGKLKFLYYRWKGVTRMRAIVMGTKQKFQNHGLESALFITLGEYVLPLVQYEELELSWVGDFNDKMIALHAAMGSVFGKRHLTMRCVFKD; from the coding sequence ATGGTTATAACCGAAGTTAACGATAAGGCCACCCGGAAAGCATTTTTAGATGTAGCCCGCGTAATTTATAAGAATGATGAGAATTGGGTTTGTCCGCTCGATAATGATGTGGAAGCGATCTTTGATCCGGCTAAAAATAGCTTTCATAAGCACGGCAAGATAACCAGGTGGCTGCTTGCTGATGATAATGGGCAAATAATTGGCCGTGTGGCGGCATTTATTAACGAGCAAAAAGCCTATAATTATGAGCAGCCAACCGGCGGTATGGGCTTTTTTGAGTGTATAAACGATGAAAAGGCTGCCTTTTTATTGTTCGATACTGCTAAAAAGTGGTTGCAAGATAATGGTATGCAGGCGATGGATGGCCCTATAAATTTTGGCGAGAATGATTCATTTTGGGGATTGCTGGTTGAAGGCTTTACATCGCCATCATATGGCATGAACTACAATCATGCTTATTACCAGGCTTTTTTTGAGAACTACGGTTTTAAAACATTATACGCGCAGATCACTAATCATTTAAATATACTGAAGCCTTTTCCGGAGCGATTCAGGAAGATAGCCAGCTGGGTTGCTAAAAAGCCGGGTTATGAGTTTAAGCATCTTAAAGCCAAGGAGATAGAAAAATTTGCTGCCGATTTTATAGAAATATATAACGATGCCTGGCAAGGCTTTGAGAATTTTGTGCCGATTACTTACGAAACCATACTGGAGAGTTTTAAGAAAATGAAGCCCCTGATGGATGAAAAGCTGATATGGTTTGCTTATGTAAACGGCGAGCCTGCCTCGTTCAATATTATATTGCCGGATGCTAACCCGATGCTGAAACCGCTGAATGGTAAGCTTGATTTAATAGGCAAGCTTAAGTTTTTATATTACAGATGGAAAGGTGTTACACGTATGCGGGCAATTGTAATGGGTACTAAACAAAAATTCCAGAATCATGGTCTGGAATCTGCGCTTTTTATTACGCTTGGCGAATATGTATTGCCACTGGTTCAGTACGAAGAGCTTGAACTATCGTGGGTGGGCGATTTTAATGATAAAATGATAGCTTTACATGCCGCAATGGGGTCGGTATTTGGCAAAAGGCATTTAACTATGCGCTGCGTGTTTAAGGACTGA
- the prmA gene encoding 50S ribosomal protein L11 methyltransferase has translation MNYYELLFTVITTEDFQQDLLINTLGDIGFDTFEELEFGFKAYIPVDDFDQDKLNDALTIYQDMFTFSYEITLIPQKNWNEVWESNFEPIAIKDKIFVRATFHAPKPEFEYEIVIDPKMAFGTGHHQTTSMMLELMLENDFAGKKVLDMGCGTGILAIMASKLGVAEVMAIDYDPVCYDSTIENAQLNHIDNIKVLCGSKETIPNDLYDTILANINRNILLDQMQRYSEVLKPDGEIYLSGFYESPDLDIIMDEARKYGIKYIIHKKNSDWVAAKFIK, from the coding sequence ATGAATTATTACGAACTACTTTTTACCGTTATTACCACCGAGGATTTTCAACAGGATCTGCTGATAAATACCCTTGGTGATATCGGCTTTGATACTTTTGAAGAACTGGAATTTGGCTTTAAAGCCTATATTCCCGTAGATGATTTTGACCAGGACAAGCTGAATGACGCGCTGACTATCTACCAGGATATGTTCACTTTTTCTTATGAAATTACCCTCATCCCGCAAAAAAACTGGAACGAAGTATGGGAAAGTAATTTTGAGCCCATTGCTATAAAAGACAAGATATTTGTACGCGCCACTTTTCATGCCCCCAAGCCTGAGTTCGAGTATGAAATTGTGATCGACCCAAAAATGGCTTTTGGTACAGGGCATCATCAAACTACATCAATGATGCTGGAGCTGATGCTGGAGAATGATTTTGCAGGCAAAAAGGTACTGGATATGGGCTGTGGAACCGGCATACTGGCAATTATGGCATCCAAATTAGGCGTTGCCGAAGTTATGGCAATTGATTATGACCCTGTATGTTATGACAGCACTATCGAAAATGCGCAGCTTAATCACATCGACAATATAAAAGTGCTTTGCGGCTCTAAGGAAACCATTCCTAATGACCTGTACGATACTATATTGGCTAATATTAACCGCAATATACTGCTCGACCAGATGCAGCGTTACAGTGAGGTATTAAAACCCGATGGCGAAATTTATTTAAGCGGATTTTATGAATCGCCCGACCTGGATATCATCATGGATGAGGCACGTAAATACGGCATAAAATACATTATTCATAAAAAAAACAGTGACTGGGTTGCTGCGAAATTTATTAAATAA